A genome region from Variovorax paradoxus includes the following:
- a CDS encoding uracil-DNA glycosylase family protein: MPSSGRSQTDFVAGPLDALLTEIRACRACALHLPLGPRPVLQASASARLLIIGQAPSLTVHQTGVPWDDRSGEQLRRWLGIDRAIFYDAARVALMPMGYCYPGRGTSGDLPPRRECAALWHDRLLAQMTQVELTLLVGQYAQRHVLGAKARAGVTETVEAFADYAPRFIPLPHPSPRNTGWFKHHPWFESDVLPVLRERVQLALAPSLTLERTGPAPSPASPGASARSSRRIR, encoded by the coding sequence ATGCCTTCTTCCGGCCGTTCGCAGACTGACTTCGTGGCGGGACCGCTCGACGCGCTGCTCACCGAGATCCGCGCCTGCCGTGCCTGCGCGCTGCACCTGCCGCTCGGGCCGCGCCCGGTGCTGCAGGCCAGCGCGAGCGCGCGGCTGCTCATCATCGGCCAGGCACCGAGCCTCACCGTGCACCAGACCGGCGTGCCATGGGACGACCGCAGCGGCGAGCAACTGCGCCGCTGGCTCGGCATCGACCGCGCCATCTTCTACGACGCCGCGCGCGTCGCGCTCATGCCGATGGGCTATTGCTACCCGGGCCGCGGCACCAGCGGCGACCTGCCACCGCGCCGCGAATGCGCCGCGCTGTGGCACGACAGGCTGCTCGCGCAGATGACGCAGGTCGAGCTGACGCTGCTCGTCGGCCAGTATGCGCAGCGCCATGTGCTGGGCGCGAAGGCGCGCGCCGGCGTCACCGAGACCGTCGAGGCCTTCGCCGATTACGCGCCCCGCTTCATCCCGTTGCCGCATCCGTCGCCGCGCAACACGGGCTGGTTCAAGCACCATCCGTGGTTCGAGAGCGATGTGCTGCCGGTGCTGCGCGAGCGGGTGCAGCTTGCGCTTGCGCCATCGCTCACCTTGGAGCGGACAGGGCCGGCGCCTTCACCCGCATCGCCGGGCGCATCCGCGCGCAGCAGCAGGCGCATCCGGTGA